In the Phaeobacter piscinae genome, GAACTCACTGGATCATCGATGAACACATACTCTAGATCATCATATTCGTTGTCATCACGTTGAGAGGGATCATGCTCTTTTCTGAGCGCAATAACCTCCTGCAACAATGTATAGAAAACGCTCCAGATAAGGTTGTTTTCCTCCCCCTTGGAGATTTTGACGTTGTTCTCGATGTTGTCTCCACCAGTGTAGGCAAACCGAATTTCGGGGTATGTCAAAACGTTGGCTCGTCTTCCCTCAATTTCTCTGACAACCGTTTCAGGGGGGAAGGATGGCGTGATACTGCGGCTAGTGTAGTGCTGAAAGTTGTTGACGATGTTTAACTCTTGCCCTCTATCCCTCAAGATCCAATCGACAAACGTGTTTGGCTGAATGCGGATTTTTCGGTCTTCGTCACCTTCGGTATCATTGTCCCAGACGAACAAATCCTCGGTGAAAGCGCTGTAGTATAGGAACTTTCGCCTTGCCGGGGCGGGTTCATCATCCTCCGGATTCTTCGGGGCGATCTCGTTCTTCATTACGCGAGACAGGCGGGTTTTGCCGGTGCCGTTGAAGGCATAGATCAACTGCACCTTCTTATCGGCTGCATGCAGCTGCTGTGCGATCTCCTCGAGGGTCTGGCTCATCTATGCGGCCTCCTCAGGCTTAGGGAAGCTCAAGAGGAGGTCGCGGTAGTATTCATACTGCTGCTGGCGCAACTTGATTTCACGCGGCAGGCCCTCGCTGAGCGATGTGGTCAGCGTGTCGAACTTGTCGAGGATGGCAACGATGCGCGCTTGCTCAGCAAGCGACTTTTCAGGGTCGTCGGGATGCGGCACTGCGATCAAGGTCTTCTTGATGTTGTCATTATACAACCGCTTGATCACACCGCCGTCGGACACGTGCCATTTTGCAATCTGGTAGAAGTAAAACAGGTACTTGTTCAGAACCTTGCTTTCATCATTTTCGAGCCAAACGATGTTGCTATCTTGGAAATAGGCTTCTTCCCCATCGAAGACCACGGACCGGCCGATCGTCCCACTGGCGGAAATCAGAACTTCGCCCACCTTTGGGTAACTGTATTTTCCTTTGAACTCCTCAAACAGCTCTCTGGAGATGAAGGCATTGGGTTCTCTGCCAAAGGTTCCGATTTTGAAGAACGGGATATCTCCGTCGGCCGATGTTTGGTTCTTCATCACCCGCTTACACATGCGCACTTCTCCAACCCAGCCCAGCGGCTTCCAGGCCATGTTTCCCGAAGGGTGGCTTAGAAGTTCGTCTCGGTAGTGGTTGTATTGCTGCTTGCGGGCCTTAAGCTCGGCTGTCAGCTCGGCTGTCAGCTCGGTGAAGCTATCCAGAATCCGAACAATCTCCGCTTGGATCGCCAGCGATTTTTCTGGGTCTTCAGGGCATGGGATTGGCACTGGGTATCGTATAATTTCTGGCTTGCTGCCGCGAGGCATCTTTGCCCCTTTGGAGTGCTGAATATTGTACTCAAAGAATTTTTCATCTGTGAGGACCTGATAAAGGTAACTCGGATTCACAACCTCGTCTGTTGGATGGATGACCAGAACGTCTCCGTTGGTTCCGCCTGTTCGGTCGGCAAGCCAGATCTTCCTAAGGTAGGGGCGAATATTTCCGATTAAGATGTCACCCGCTCGAAACTCAGTCAGATTGCCAGAAGTGGGCACATAGCTTGAGTCCACCCTTCCCGCTCGGTTCTGCAGAAGGTTGTCCACGCCCACATAATTTGTCTTGTCGAGGTGCTCGGAACTGATGCGCGTCTTGGAATACTGCGCGATATCGCCCAATGGCTTCCACGCCACCGAGGCCCCATCCAGCAGCTTTTCCAGAAAGCCCCGATCGCTCATGCCTCGATCTCCGCGACGATGGCGTCAATATCTGCGCGCAGCTGGTCGATCTTGGCGACAGTGGTCACCAGCTTCGCGTTCAACTCCTTGATATTGACAACCTCGCGGGTGTCCTTGGGCTCAACATAGGCGCTGACCGACAGGTTATAGTCTTTCTCGACAATCGTGTCATAGGGGACGGTTTCGGCCACGTGAGGCACGTTCCCTTTGGTGTCGAACATCTTCATGATCTCGGCAATGTGTCGGTCTTCCATGAAGTTGTTGTTCGTGCCTTTGCGGAAGAACTCCTCCCCCGTTGCATCGATGAACTGCACCGCTGTGTCGGTCTTGTTCTTGGCCAGCACCAGAATGTTCACTGCGATGGTCGTGCCGAAAAACAGGTTCGGTGCGAGGGCGATCACCGTTTCAACGAAGTTGTTGTCGACCAGATATTTGCGGATCTTCAGCTCTGCGCCGCCACGGTAAAAGATACCAGGGAAGCAAACGATCGCGGCGCGGCCCTTGGCAGACAGGTAGTGCAGCGCGTGAAGGACAAAGGCAAAATCCGCCTTCGACTTCGGGGCAAGCACACCTGCGGGGGCGAAACGCTCATCATTGATCAGGGTTGGATCGTCCGAACCCTTCCAGTTCACCGAATAAGGCGGGTTTGACACGATGGCATCAAAAGGCTTGTCATCGCCAAAGTGCGGCTCCATCAACGTGTTGCCGTGCTGAATGTTGAACTTGTCGTAGTTGATGTTGTGCAGGAACATGTTCATGCGGGCGAGGTTGTAGGTGGTGTAGTTGATCTCCTGCCCGAAGAAGCCGTCTTCGATGATGTGTTTGTCGAACTCATCCTTGGCCTGCAAAAGCAGCGACCCAGACCCCGCCGCCGGATCATAGATCTTGTTGACGCTTGTTTGGTTGTGCATCGCCAGTTTGGCGATGAGTTTGGACACGTGGGTCGGCGTGAAGAACTCGCCGCCTGACTTGCCCGCGTTGGCCGCATAGTTCGAGATCAGGAACTCATAGGCGTCACCAAACAGATCGCCTTCGTTCTCGTCGAAGTTCAACGTCACGCTTTCTACGCCTTTGAGGACTTCCGCCAGACGTTCGTTCTTTTGCTTAACCGTGTTGCCAAGGCGGTTGCTGGTGGTGTCGAAGTCAGCAAAGAGGCCAATGATGTCTTCTTCGGATGGGTAGCCACTCGCTGAAGCCTCGATCGCCGAAAAGACTTCCGCCAAGTCGGTGTTCAGGCTGTCGTTCTTGCTCGCGGCTTTAGCCACATTTTGAAAGAGCTGACTGGGATAGATGAAGTATCCCTTGGTCTTGATCGCATCGACTTTAACTTCATCCGGGATGTCAGCGTCCGACATGGCAGCATAGTCGACGCTGTCGTCACCGCCTTCGATATAGTTTGTGAAGTTCTCGCTGATGAAACGATAGAACAACGCACCCAGGACAAACTGCTTGAAGTCCCAGCCATCAACCGCGCCCCGCACGCGGTTTGCAATTTGCCAGATTTCGCGGCGCAATGCCTCTGCCTGTTGTTGTCCCGTCATTTTTGCTCCCCTTCTTGTTTTTGTTCCTGCTCGGCAATCCAGCGGTCGATCTCGCTTTTACGAAACCGCCATGCGCTTCCCACCTTGAACCCGGGAACCTTGCCCTCAGATGCGAACCGATATGCCGTTTTCTCAGCGATCTTGAGATACTCGGCGAGCTCTTTCACGGTCAAAATGTCTTCGTTGGGCATTTCGAAAATGTCCTCTCTGAGGGATATGGGTTGAAACTAGTTGAAAGGAGGCGAGGCGGCAAGCTTGGCTTGCCTGTGGTCATCCTGTTCAGCGTGAAGCAACTCCCTGGCTGCGCACCAGGGCGGTTAACCCGCCCTGGTATTGAGATCACTCGGTGACCGGGTCTTCGTCGCGGCGCGGGAAGGCGACCATTTCGACATCGGGGAACATGCTGTGTTTGACGTTGATTGACGTGATGTTGCCGCTGTCGTCGGTGTTGACGAAGAGGACGCCGCAGCGGTCCCAGAAGTTCTTGCCGTCTTTTTCGCCGGATTTGACGTTCAGTTTCAGAGTTTGAGTAGCCATTTTTTGATCCTCACTTTGAGTGTTTCGATGAACATGACCAAAGCTGGCACCAAGGGGCTGTCAGCGAGAAACTTGTCTCGCGAGGAATGCGCTGGCGCAGGGGAATTTTCTTGTTGAAGCGGGGCTTGCCCCGCGCCTGGCACGGCTGCCCGCTTATGTTCAGCAATCAGAAACACGACATTGAGGGACCGAACGTGGCACCACAAAACCGACTGCAACGTCATCAAGCATCGGAATGTCCAAGGACCTCAAAATCCGGCTGCAGCCAAACGGCTTTCGGTCAATCCAAATCAACAGCGGCCCCAGTTCACTCGCGCGCCATATCCGCTTCCTCGTGCTCGAAGGCTGTCGCCATCTCCCTGATCTCCCGCTCCGGAGCCCCCAGGGCACGGGCAACGTCACGCCAAGCCATAGTCGCTTCTGCGACCTCTGCAATGATGTGATCTGCCTCGTCGCGCTCGAGAAGATAGGATTCATGTTGCGCGCGGTGCAGGGCGATACTGGCATCCGGATTGTCGTCATCAACGTAGCTCTTAAGCATACGCGGTTGGTTCGGCACAGGGTTGATGTCGTAGGCCGGTGAGAGGTGCCATCCGCCCCGCCCGCGCAGAAATCCGTGATTGCGCATGTGGTCATCTAGGTTCGTCACGAGAATGGAGAAAGCGACGCGTCTGTAGAGCTCCTCTCGGTCTGGGCCCGGAGTGACGCTTTCTGAGGTGATAATATCGGCCAGGTCCAAATAGCTGTAGCTTTCGCCATCTTTGCCGCCCAGCATGGCCATGGCCGACATGAACGGGATCCTGCCGTCATCGTTCCGATCAAACCGATGGGACAAGAAAACCGGCTTGTCGCCAGCCATCTCAAGCGTGTGAGCCGAAACCGTAATCCCTGCGCGCCTTGCCAGCTCCAGTGCGATGGCTTCCCAGCGTTCCACGCAATAAGTGTCCGTCTCTTTCGGGAACTTGGCGACAGACAGACGGCCGTGTTGGTCAAGGATGCTGGCCTTCGGCCGAGCACCGCCCAGAGAACTTCCGGGTGCAAACAGCATTTGGAGGTCCTCAGCGGTCTCTTCCCCGCGAAGAACGCGTTGCGAGGCATGAAGCAAATCCCCGAGGCTCACGAGAGCAGGCACGCCAATGCCCTCTGGCGCTTGAAACTCGCCACCAACCTTGAAGCGCAGCGCACCCAAACGGGTCTCGTCATTTACGCCAAGCAGGTAGTCGGTTTCTTGCAGTGTTCTCGAGCGTCGCCCCTCGGCCTCTGCCATGCGCCCCTCAAAACGCCGCATCACCGTTCTGCCCCAGGTATCAGGGGCAGAATCTCCAAGCGGTGCAAGCATGTCCTGCCCGGCCTCAGGTACGAATTTCCCAGCAACAAGAGGCATGTCCGGAGAAAGCCCGAAGGCGTTTTCATCGGCAAGCCAATCGTCATGATAGGTGAATGACACCCGCTCTCTGCCCCGCCCCGCTGTTCGGTGGAGCGTGCCGACCTGTTTCAACCCTTTCCAGTCGATCCAAACCTCAACCATTTTTCAGTCTCGCGCGCTGCGGGAGGTCATCCAGAGCCATCTGCTCGCCAACCGGGTCATCGATATTCCCCCAACCTTTCAAAAGGCCGAGCGCTTGTAGCACGGCAACGTAAGTGCCGATCTTAACTGCAGGGTTCCCACTTTCGATCTTGGCGATGGTCTGCCGCGTTGTTCCGGCGCGCTGCGCGACAATCTCAGCGGTCAATTTGCGACGCAGTCGCGCAACACGAATGTTTTCCCCAAGTGTCGCGAGTTCCTTACGCGCCGCTCTGGGCATTTTGATGGGAACGGCCATAATGATACCTCCAAGCGACATTAAGCCAATATATGTTACACTGAGAAAACATTAATGTCAATTTTTGCCGCTCAATCTGACAATCCAACACCCCACCTCTTATCACGATCTATGTTTCCTCAGCATAACACTGAGTGCATTAAAGTCACCGTTAAGAAACATAAACCGGCCATCCGATTGCACCTTCAGGCTCAGCATCCTGCGTCATACGAGCTGAGAACAAAGAAGCGCTGAGGCTTAACGGCTGTCACTCCGTCACTGAGAAACTTCAGTCGAATATGTTGTCAAAATCAGATGTGGAGGCCTTACTGCGTGTGCTGACCAAAAGCTCTAGGTCGAGGGCTGCCAACAGCGCCAAGATCGTGTCGAGTTTTGTACCACCCCGCCCGGCCTCAACTTTCGATATTGTTTCCTGCCAAACGCCGCTGCGCGTGGCGAGATCGGCCTGCGTCCACTTATTCTCTCGACGAGCCAAACGGATCACATGCCCAAGATCCCTGGGAATTCGAACGAAGTTCTGCAAGCCTGCCTCCTGCGCCTATGATCTTTAGATCATAATGCCTCTATATGACCTAAAGATCATAGGCGCAGCAGTCTAGCCCGCGATAACTTACGCTGCGGCGTAATTTTCCAATTTTTGCGCTGTAGCGTAAATTTCACACCAGCGCCTCTCTTCGCCCGATGCCAGCTGCACCTCCCTAGGGGCTGCTCCATGGTCCATTGGCCTTGAGAAAAACATACCATGTTTTCTGACAAAGAGTTCGGCCCCATTCAGACTACATAAGCTCTTCGTATTGGTACAAAATTTCAGCGGTTTGAAATAGCTCTCGAGCCTTGATCCGCCGCAACAATGCTTCGGCGTCCATATCAGGATTTTTGAACCGCTCACGCATTTTCCGCAGAGCAACTACAGCTGCGAGTGGGTCAAGTTCGATTGCATCAGAAATAAACTCGTCGGCCGAGATTGCATCGATGTCAAAAGCTGCGAGTGCTTCGCTTGGGAAATCCTTAAGGTTTTCCGTCACAATTACCTGAGCGGATGTTGTGATCGCTGCAGCGGGGCCGGAAAAAACCGGCCTCGGCCAGCGACAAGATTATGTTTCTGCGCATCGCGCACGCCAGGACATTGGCGTCAATCAGTGCCGTGAAACGGTCGGCATAGTCACTCATAAAAGATCGTTCTCCATGTCCATTGCCGCGAGGTCAGACAATGCGTCAGAGCGATCAGTGTCGCGTTTCTTTTTGTATTCAAACAGATCTGCTGCTTTCACACGGCGATGGCGACCTGTTTTGAAGAAGGCGATTTCCCCGTCTTCTAGCAGCTTCACGAGGTGTGGGCGCGATACATTCAACAAATCGGCCGCTTGCTGGGTGGTCAGCTCTGCATCCACAGGGATCATCCGAAACCCTCTGCCGCTTGAAACCAACCGCAACAACTCCATCAAGGATGCCGCGAGGGCTGGAGCCAACGTCACAGGTTCAATCTGCTTCTCGCCAAATGCCAAACTCAGCTCAACGGCCTCATCACCGTTCACTTGCGAGGCAAGGATGCGGCGAAGACTGTCAGCATTTTCAATTTCAACCTGATCCGGCAAACGTTCTGCGAACGCTTCTTTTGCTTGCATCATCATGGGTTCTCTCCTTTTCCTACGATGGGATCTTGCGCCCCATTCGCAATAATCAAAATAAACGAAATAAACGTAAATGCAAGCAACGCTTCGTTCACAATTTGAAGAACCTCCGAGGTTGGTTGACCCTCTCGCCAGCAGAAAAGCTCTACGTCCGTGCCAAGCCGCATCGCCTCCGATCACCGCTTCGCTCACGCCTGCAGCCCCGCCGCCTGCACCTGCTCAGGCGTCACCAGCTTTGACGCGATCAAGTCTTCGATCTGGCGGTTCGTGATATGGCGGCAGAGGGGATGGCGCTCGTGGATCTATTCGGCGAGGCTGGCGCGTCCTTTGGCTTCGGCCTCTCAAGGCTTTTCGCAATAGGCCGTTACCTGCGTATTACCCTTCTCCAACCCCAAGAGCCTGGGATAACATTCTCCTAATGGCCCGACCCTGCGGGGCCATTACTACTTGGGAATTCTCCTTGGAGAACTCGCTGTAGATAATCCTCGAAGGCGGTACAGGCCTCGTCAAAGGATGTCTCAGGGAAAATTCTCTCACTGTCATTCTGACCCCAAGCCTTTAGCTCATTCATTGCAACGTGCAGCTGTCTGGGGGCCTCATGATCCTTTTGGACAAAGAACAGGTGGCACATCACCTTAGTTTCTTGGTTTCGATAAGAGATATAATCGTTAACGAGCGTTTCGCCCTTAATGACGTCGCCCCCAACTTTGACCTTGGTCTTATGGCCGTTCTTGGAAAAATCAAACCGTGAGAGCAGACTCGCGAGATACTCTTCTAATTTCTGCCGACTATCTCGGTTCACGGGACCAAATTTCTTATTTGCAACTGCGGGATAGGCTTTGCGCATCTGAGTTGTGACCGCCTCAACCAAATCCTCGCGCTGCTCATCTGAGACCTCAGCATGACGTTCGGCATTTGCATACGCATTCTGCAATTGCTGAACCGTCATAGTTCCTGAATTGATTTTATCAAGCAGGGTGGCGACTTGTAGCTGGATTTTCGAATTGGTCATAAATGGCCTCAAGGGTTTTTCTTTTTATCAGCATGTCGAAGGAGCTCGAATGCCAGTTCAATGTCTCTAGTTATCTGGAGCGGTAACGCTTTCAAAGGCAGCGCCCCGCGATCACTCTCGAGCACAATATCAATATATTGATATACAACATTCGGCTTGTAGAAACACAAATCGCTGCGCATCTTTGAACGCCTCTTCACTTCATCAAGCTCAAAACATCTTTTTCCATCTGGAGAAAGGGTTCGCTCACGACCAAACAACCAGCTGTCCGCCCCAAACTGTTCAAGACACTCCCATGTTCGCGCTGACTTTTCCGTTCGCGACGTCGTAAGGTTCACTGCATCCCGCAATGGCGGCCCAGCAACAAGGCGACGGTACTGTTGTCCCTGGATTTGGATCTCAAAGCGCAATCCTTCCGGGTCCGGGTTGGCCAACACCGGCTCTAGAGTTACGCAGGGGGTATTGTTGAAAAGCGCCGACCACACTTTGACGTGATGTTCTTCTGGAGCGGCATCATCATTTGAAATCAAGGCTGGGAAAGCGCTGGAAGCTGTCTCTGCAGGAACCGCCTGCTTCAGAAAATCCCTAAACGCCATCGCTTGAAACTTTTGCAGCGTTTGGGAGAAGCCAACCTTTTCCAGAAATTGGGTTTGGTTACCTTGGAACCAAAAGTTGGTTTCCCGAATTTTCGCGGGATCGAAACACTCCTGCGCCACCGCAACGAGGTGATCAAGCAAGGTGATGTAGTCAACGATGTATTGCCTGTGTTCACTCAAGACCTGACTGGTTTCGAACCAGCGCCGCAACCCCGCAGCCAAGTCTTTGTACAGAACTGTTTCCCAGCCCTTTGGGATTTCAAACCCCGGCGACACCAACGTCAGAAGATACCTCTTGTCCACACTTGGGAGTTTCGTGCTGTAGCGTCGAAGTTGTGCAAAATCTGGGTAGCTCTTCACCTTATTCTCAACAATGAGAACAGGGTTTTCACCATCGTAAACAACAAGATCTAGGTTCTGCTCTTCACGCGCGATCTTGCAATTTTCGACCGACAGATCAAATACATGTGCCAGAGCGCGAGGATATGCTTCGAAAAGCCACGACAAGAAATCCGAGTGAAACAGCTCTCGTGATCCCAGCGACATTCGCTGCATTGGAGAGGCCTCAAGCCATGCAATTGAATCTCTTAATGCGCTCAAAACAAAATCTTCTTTCACTTAGCCATGTTGCTTTAATCAAGCCACTCACCTCCGTGTCAATGGCTGGACCTATGCCTGCAGCCCCGCAGTTCGAACCTGTTCGGGCGTCACCAGCTTTGATGCAATCAAATCCTCGATCTGGCGGTTCGTGATGTGGCGGCACAGGGGGTGGCGCTCGTGGATCCACTCGGCGAGGCTCGCACGGCCTTTGGCTTCGGCTTCTCGTGCTTTCTCACGATCCGCCTGGATCTGGGCCAGTCCCTTTTCCCACCGCCGCATCTTGAACCAGTTGTCCGAGAAACAGACCTTGCTGCGCGTAAAGCCCTCGCTTTCCTTGGCATAGGCTTTGATCGCCTGCAGCAGGTCATCGGGCTCCACCCCGGCCTTCACGGCTGCTGCGATCAGGCGCAGACTGGTTCGCCGGTCTCGGATCCTGTCTTCAGGATAGGCCGCCAAGATCTTCTCAGCTTCAGGATTTTTAACCTCCGCCGCCGCCTCGCGCCTGCGCGTAGGTGGTTTATGGATGGTTTTAGGATGGTTTGGGGTCCACCGTGAACCCCGTACCCCGTTCACCGTGGACCCCGTACCGGGTTCAGGCTGGACGGGGTTCACAGTGACCCCCGTCTCAATATCGGGCTCGGCCGTGGGTTCGAGCGCGGCCACGCGCTCCAGAACGATGCGGTAAATGACAGTGTAGCCGTTCTTGCAATGCCGCCGCCCGGTCTCGATCAAGATGCCTTCACGCAGGAAATCGATGATCGTGCGCTTCACAGTGCTCTCGCTGAGCTCTGTGTGGCGCTGAATCGTCCCTTTCGAACACCAGATGCCCGAGCCGTCATCGCTCGCCTTGTCAGCAAGGAACATGATGATCTGCTTGCGCGCGGCGCTGCCAAAGCGGCGCTCGGCGCATTCATTTGCGATGCGCCAGCTCATGATCTCACCGCCAATTTGGTTGAGGTCAGACCGGAAATGCCGTAGGTATTGGGACGGAAATATTCTTCTATGCCGTTGAGGTGGGTGGCCGCCCCCTCAGCGGTTTTTCTTTGCCCTTTCGCCAGAGCGGGAGACTGTGAAAAACCGTTTACTTGGGCCTCGTAACCTATTGAAAAGTGATCCTGAACGAAACAAGTCCGTTTACAATTTTTCCTTTTTAAATCAACGAAATTTTCCGGATTGCAAATCCGTGTACACCGGTTCGATTCCGGTACTCGCCTCCAATAAAATCAATGACTTGCGTCATCCTTCCTCTCCTTCACTGCCATTTTGAAACAACCGTTGAAACTTTCACGTTTCGCTCTTGCTTCGTTCCATTTGATTTCTTGCCTCTTGAGCGCGCTTCGCGAGCTCTCTTTGCCGGATCGGCCCACCGTACTTTTTCAGCATCTCAACGCCTGAGTGACCTGTGACAGCCTTGACCATCTCGTCATCACATCCTGCCAGATACAGCTCGATCGTCGCCTTTTTCCTCAGCCCGTGCGTTTTGTAGTAGCTCGCCTTCTCGTGCTTCATCTTCCTTTTGCTGGTACGCATTTCCTCGGCAACGATACGGTAGCTCACTGGTCGACCCTTGCCGTTGCGATCGGACTCCGCCTTGATCCACTCTTTGAGCTCTTGCGGAAGCCGAAGCTGCATTGGTTTACGACTGTTCATGAAACGCCTCCAGGTTGAAACCACAACCCGTTAGTGGCACTTAGCCACTATTGCGTCAATCGAATTTTATGGCACAGTGCCACTATGTCAGAACAAAGTGCTCAAAATCAGGACAAGTTCATCGTGCGGCTGCCCGATGGCCTGCGTGATCGAATACGCCTCGCAGCTGAGGCCAACCATCGCAGCATGAATGCTGAGGTCGTTGCCCTCCTCGAAGAAAACTATCCGGCTCCTGTGCTGGAAAAATTGGATGACCCCGCCGCGCGGTTGCTCTTCTGGCTTGCCAAACGCATCCGCCGGAGAAACCCTCAGCCTGGAACGCCTAGGGACAAACAAGCCGCCCTCTATGAGCGCATTGCGGGCGATATCGCGGAACGTATGAAAGACATCGGCGAATAGCCTTAGTAGGCCACCCACTCATATCCGTGGTTACCTTCGTGATCTTCCCATTCCACGCCAACACCTCGTCGCCAATTTGATGACGAACAGCGCCGTGACGGCAGAACCCATTGCGGGGAAGCCGCTGGTGTCGTGCGTTGCCAGCCAAATTCGCCCTGCGTGCCGTAGGTTCCGAGGCGCATGTTGTAACTCTCAGAACAATCATCGTCGCGCCCGCCTTTGCGATGGCTGTAGTACCGAACATCCCAGACTGGGATCGAGCGCACAAAATCGAATTCCAGACCACTGATGTCGATATCGGCACCGTCTTCGACCACCTGTGCCAGAATGATGTGGCCGAGCGTCTGACCATTTTGGTTGCTGGCTTCCCAGATTTTAGGGACCGGACTTTGCAACGGCGCGCGCTCAGAAACACCCAAAGGGCAGCGCCAGATTTGCAACGGCGGCTCAATCGGCCAGGGCATAATCCTGCGGATAACCGAATTCTACCTGCCGATTGATCCGGCCCATTCAAAGGAAACAGCCCATGTTTGAATACAAGATTGAACAGATTAACACCGCCAAGACAAAGCCGCCAAAGATCGAGGCGCAGCTGACCGCTCTTGGTCAGGATCGTTGGGAGTTGGTCTCTGTGGTGCCGGATTTCGACGGCGAACACATCCTGAAGGCCTTCCTGAAACGTCGCACTGGCGACAGCGCTTAAATCCAGCCAAGGAGGCTACCATGGGCGTCGTCACCTGGATGGTTGAGACCACAGACAACTTTCTGGACGACGCGGCCCAGACAACCTTTGGCAACGTCGCCAGTCAGCTAGGCGGCGTCATCGCCGTGGCCTCTACGCTGGCTGTGATCGGCGTCTTCCTCAACATGGTGTTTCAGTACAAGTCCATGGATGGGCGGACCGCGTTCTGGTTCGCCTTCAAGCTCATGTTGATCTCCCTCTTTGCAATGAACTGGGTCCAATTCAACGCAGTAGCCAGCGCCCTCATCAACGGGCTCGACCAGCTCGCGGGCGGCATGGTGGCAGGGCTTGGCGGCGGCGGTGCAGGTGCGTCCTACTTTGCGGAGGCCTTCGACGATCTCATCGAAGAGTTCGGCGACTACCTGAATGCGGCCGGTGACAACATGCATTGGATGGCCGGTGCCCTCATCGGTGCGATCGGTGCGTTCCTTCTGGGTGTCATCGGCGCGCTCTGCGGGCTTGTTCTGATCTTCGCAAAGATCATGCTGACTTTCATGATTGGCATCGCCCCCATCATGATCGCACTTTCGCTGTTCGACGTCAGCAAGGACTATTTCCACCGTTGGCTGTCCAGCACGGTATCCTACGCGCTCTATCCGCCCTTGAAGGGACAGCCTTGGGAGTGACGCACTGGACAGATAATCGTCGACCAAGTGAGTCGTCAGATATTCGGCCGGGCTCATGGGCGTACCGCACTGCGAAAACGCATGATAGAATTCGGGATCTTTGGGGATTGGATCCGTCCCTTCCCAAAATTTGGGGCCGCCCCGCCAAGCATAGAAATGATAGCGAACACCGGGCACAACCTTGCGCCGGACACGGTGCGCACCCTTGGGAAAGCTACTTCTGGGCACGGCGCGCGCTCCGCTGTGCAACGAGGCTCGGTTGCGAAGTGGCTTCGCGTTCTGCTGCGCTGATGCCTTGAATAGCATCCAGTCGCGCCCGAATGAGTTTTGGGTCATACCACCCGCGCCGCCTGGGCACCGGAGCGATACCCGTCCTACGGCAGAAGTCATAGAAGGACGCGCTCGGCTCACTGTAAGACTAAACGGACGAAGCGGCCCTGTGTCCTTGCAGTACAATTTTCTCGCGGTGCGGTCTTTAGCAGCGGTACCGACAATCATAGAAGCAA is a window encoding:
- a CDS encoding helix-turn-helix domain-containing protein — its product is MAVPIKMPRAARKELATLGENIRVARLRRKLTAEIVAQRAGTTRQTIAKIESGNPAVKIGTYVAVLQALGLLKGWGNIDDPVGEQMALDDLPQRARLKNG
- a CDS encoding type I restriction-modification system subunit M is translated as MTGQQQAEALRREIWQIANRVRGAVDGWDFKQFVLGALFYRFISENFTNYIEGGDDSVDYAAMSDADIPDEVKVDAIKTKGYFIYPSQLFQNVAKAASKNDSLNTDLAEVFSAIEASASGYPSEEDIIGLFADFDTTSNRLGNTVKQKNERLAEVLKGVESVTLNFDENEGDLFGDAYEFLISNYAANAGKSGGEFFTPTHVSKLIAKLAMHNQTSVNKIYDPAAGSGSLLLQAKDEFDKHIIEDGFFGQEINYTTYNLARMNMFLHNINYDKFNIQHGNTLMEPHFGDDKPFDAIVSNPPYSVNWKGSDDPTLINDERFAPAGVLAPKSKADFAFVLHALHYLSAKGRAAIVCFPGIFYRGGAELKIRKYLVDNNFVETVIALAPNLFFGTTIAVNILVLAKNKTDTAVQFIDATGEEFFRKGTNNNFMEDRHIAEIMKMFDTKGNVPHVAETVPYDTIVEKDYNLSVSAYVEPKDTREVVNIKELNAKLVTTVAKIDQLRADIDAIVAEIEA
- a CDS encoding type II toxin-antitoxin system HipA family toxin, with translation MVEVWIDWKGLKQVGTLHRTAGRGRERVSFTYHDDWLADENAFGLSPDMPLVAGKFVPEAGQDMLAPLGDSAPDTWGRTVMRRFEGRMAEAEGRRSRTLQETDYLLGVNDETRLGALRFKVGGEFQAPEGIGVPALVSLGDLLHASQRVLRGEETAEDLQMLFAPGSSLGGARPKASILDQHGRLSVAKFPKETDTYCVERWEAIALELARRAGITVSAHTLEMAGDKPVFLSHRFDRNDDGRIPFMSAMAMLGGKDGESYSYLDLADIITSESVTPGPDREELYRRVAFSILVTNLDDHMRNHGFLRGRGGWHLSPAYDINPVPNQPRMLKSYVDDDNPDASIALHRAQHESYLLERDEADHIIAEVAEATMAWRDVARALGAPEREIREMATAFEHEEADMARE
- a CDS encoding restriction endonuclease subunit S, which encodes MSDRGFLEKLLDGASVAWKPLGDIAQYSKTRISSEHLDKTNYVGVDNLLQNRAGRVDSSYVPTSGNLTEFRAGDILIGNIRPYLRKIWLADRTGGTNGDVLVIHPTDEVVNPSYLYQVLTDEKFFEYNIQHSKGAKMPRGSKPEIIRYPVPIPCPEDPEKSLAIQAEIVRILDSFTELTAELTAELKARKQQYNHYRDELLSHPSGNMAWKPLGWVGEVRMCKRVMKNQTSADGDIPFFKIGTFGREPNAFISRELFEEFKGKYSYPKVGEVLISASGTIGRSVVFDGEEAYFQDSNIVWLENDESKVLNKYLFYFYQIAKWHVSDGGVIKRLYNDNIKKTLIAVPHPDDPEKSLAEQARIVAILDKFDTLTTSLSEGLPREIKLRQQQYEYYRDLLLSFPKPEEAA
- the mads1 gene encoding methylation-associated defense system helix-turn-helix domain-containing protein MAD1, translated to MPNEDILTVKELAEYLKIAEKTAYRFASEGKVPGFKVGSAWRFRKSEIDRWIAEQEQKQEGEQK
- a CDS encoding helix-turn-helix domain-containing protein; its protein translation is MQNFVRIPRDLGHVIRLARRENKWTQADLATRSGVWQETISKVEAGRGGTKLDTILALLAALDLELLVSTRSKASTSDFDNIFD
- a CDS encoding AAA family ATPase, which translates into the protein MSQTLEEIAQQLHAADKKVQLIYAFNGTGKTRLSRVMKNEIAPKNPEDDEPAPARRKFLYYSAFTEDLFVWDNDTEGDEDRKIRIQPNTFVDWILRDRGQELNIVNNFQHYTSRSITPSFPPETVVREIEGRRANVLTYPEIRFAYTGGDNIENNVKISKGEENNLIWSVFYTLLQEVIALRKEHDPSQRDDNEYDDLEYVFIDDPVSSLDENHLIELAIDLAGLISSSRFENGEGVRYIVTTHNPLFFNVLCKELSGAARYLLKRNVAGQFLLEPKNGAANKSFSYHHHLISILRDAIDQDVVQKYHFNLLRNLYEKTANFLGYEHWTKLLSTAPEGRADYLKKLTNHYSHRELAFEEVADPTEKQKEDVAVLLDNLINNYGYWKQGEQNG